The genomic DNA TGTCATGGACATGGTGCAACTGGGAAAAATCAGTACGCAAAATAATGTCAGAAAAGTCATTGTGGACAAATAAGCCTGAAACAACCTGTGTTGTGGAATCTGAACAGATTATCGTAAGAACTCAAAACATACCGTTATTCTCTTGGTTTCAGGCTCAGCGATGACTCCCATGTTCTTCAGGTCAAAGTCTCCAATGCTGCGCGTCATGGCTAGTCTGCCATTGACATTAGGCTGTCCCAGACTATTCCAGGTTATAAAACCCCCACTCCTCTTAATCCTTGAGGATTGTGCAGAGGTAGAGAGCAAAATGtataataactttaaaaacTAACTTTAAAAACTTTCAGATGTTTTAAAATTATATTGGGGCTGTGGTCATAGTTTCCAGGTTCACCTGTCCACACATGTCCACTAGGATCTAAGTGATGTAAGTCTCATCATCTGCTTTTGGTCCATGACCATTTATGTACCTCTCCTTCTCGTCCTTCCTCTCAGGAGTGTGGTCATCAGTGAGTTTATGGGCTTTGCCCTTACGGCATAGCATGGCGCGGCTGTCCCCCACACTGCCCACCACCAACTCAATGCCATCCCTCAGCAGGGCCACAGTGGCAGTGGTTCCTGCATTGATGTCCTGCgctacagagacaaaaacagagacattagaggTAGAACCAGCCATGAAGGTTAACACAGAACAGCTACTGTCCACTTTGCTCACAGCAACCATGTGGTGTatctcacactctcacatccTCACAGTTAAGTATGGAGACATGGGTGGGAAGTCACAGTGGACGTGACATGTACATAGTGCACTAGAGATTACACAGTAAACAGTAGAGGAGGCAGTTACACATGCAGGTTGAACTTTTTCAGTTCCAGAGCAATATTCACAGCAGAGTTGAGCCTAAAACTAAACCtaaaaaattatacattttcatGACTAGTACAACATGGGTGTACAATATGGGCAATACAAGACCTCATCTAAAAATATCCTGATATTCAACAATAAGAATATtcgtttttttcctcctttgtttTGCAGGCATTTTTTCTAGACTTGATGATACGGTACATGATTCTAATATTTTGCAATGGTTCTGGATCTCAttgttaaagctccagtgcgtaacttttagttgttttttgttgttattattctttgtgaaaagaaacaatgtaacatttccTGTAAACTACGGCCTTCATCCGAAAAGGGGTTTGTCAAAcaacactatcagacctgactgatggAGCGTTTGTTTGTAAACGTCGGAAGCACAGGGATGGGCGGGCGGGGGGGGGTTTAAGAAGCATTTACTTCGTCAAACCGCTAAAcgacaggttttttttagctttaattttttttttaaatttttcttgggcagttctttgtgtgtttgcagcagtCATGCTTCATTAGCACAATGTACCTGCTGTCTCCGTCTTGACATTAAACAAAATCAATTCCTGTGTGCAGTTCAGCAACATGAGACCtgaacactgctatactgagaaagaCAGAGTTGTGTGGcactgataggcttaatcagcttaatcaaatgtgaatttctctgtgagatgaataaagtatctatctatctatctatctatctatcagcaTTGTATGAACTCTTTTGACAATGTTTTGAAGGTAACAGACATTATTTATGCTTAGAAGTTGCACATTGGAGCATTAAACATGATACGGCTCATGAACTAATACTGACACTGACATGATACATCTCATACAACCTGTCAAACTAAAGCGCTGTCTCACAAAAAGTTTTGCATACACTTGGtgagagaagaaaaggaagagagagagagagagagcgagagacagagctAGAGGAGTGAGAGAAAGATAGGGAACCTTCCAGTAGTCCAGGATTTAGGACCCGCTGGACTCTCCTTCAATATCTAGCCTCTCGCCATCCACATTGGTGCCAAGGGCCTCCAGCTCTTAGCTGGGTCAGCAGCTGCCGTAgataacatgcacacacacacacaggcatattGGGACATTTCACAGTGTGTGGCCACTGTATGGCCACAAAACAGGTATACTAGCTTGAAAATCATTATATAACCTTCATCAGACATAATGCTGCTTGAGAAAAGCCAAGCTAATTTACTAACTTCAGTATCACTACagcaaacatgtaaacaatgacttattaaaagacatttttgcaTTAATTTGTTTGAGGGATACTCAGATTTGCTACAGATCAAAAATATCAACAGATGGGTGACAATTCAAGGAATTCACAACCTTAATTGTGCTTTAAAGGTTTTTGGTTTTCAATAGACTTCAACTGAATGACTTCTCTTAATGATATTCAATAATATGGGAATCTGATGCTGGTGGAAAACATTTACCCCATAGATGTTTAACTAGGTTGAGATCTGGTGACTAAAGGACCATATAATGTGATTCAAATGTAACATGTCGTCACCCTGTTAAAATAATCGCCTAACTCATTTtaactcaaacacaaaaaatttcaccacttcactcacacacttgacATAGGCCATTATCTTAAAGGGATAAAATCACACGATCTGATCAACTGAGGATGTAGGCCATGCTTCATTACCATAGGTGGCCGCATCATGAGGAGTTGatttaggcaaaaaaaacaattttgacaaaaaatgactTAGGCGATTATTTTAACATTGCGACGATGTTTAATCACAAGATCAATCAAGATTTTCCCCTTAATATGTCACCGATCTGTATGTAGATGCAACACTGGAAGCAGTCAGGCATGAGTGTTTGCTCTACCTGTAGCTGGTTTATTGTTCATCGGTTATAAAGTAACTCTGGGTTAAATGACAGACGTCTAACCATTAACGCTCAGGTCAAATCACTTGGGATATCCAAGGCTTTGAAAGCCTAAGGTATTAGAGTattgaaaagagaagaaaatgccattaaatatacttaaatataaacattagtgtgcatatatacagtatgactATGTACAAGTACCATGAAAGAACCTACCATTTGGAGAGAAGTGTAAGTGCCTTGAAAAAGCTTTTTCTACTTCAAGGAAAGCCTTTGATAAAACTAATTCCAGATTTGCTTCCTTAGGCAGAAGATCcctgaaacaacaaaatgagGACAAAGAGGAGAATGTTACCAACAAAAGACACGTCTTTCGTTCATTCATTcgcagtataataataataattttaatgattttcttaCTTGATAAATTTTTCCATGTATTTTTCACAGAAGTCAGCTGCTTGCGGTCCACCATGCCCatcaaaaacagcaaaatagAGGACGTCTTCTGTCATTTGAGACACCTGGAAGCGGTCTTCATTCTCTTTGCGTTGACCAATGAGAGAGGCACAACCCACTTTCGATAAGCTGATTTTAGGAATGGGCTTTCCATAGCGAATGCTGGGAGGCAGCAGGATAGGTTCATCAATGCGATCGTCCCAAATGCCAAATGAATCCCAAGTTGTGGGACGGCCACTGCTGTCTGGATCAAAGCGTGTGTTGCTTTGTCGTTGTTCTGATGGGCTGTAAATTGAT from Solea solea chromosome 10, fSolSol10.1, whole genome shotgun sequence includes the following:
- the ppm1kb gene encoding protein phosphatase 1K, mitochondrial, which codes for MSAACLARLARCSVPYVPRSGLLQAALVPLPLQQDSHLQFTVFRRSIYSPSEQRQSNTRFDPDSSGRPTTWDSFGIWDDRIDEPILLPPSIRYGKPIPKISLSKVGCASLIGQRKENEDRFQVSQMTEDVLYFAVFDGHGGPQAADFCEKYMEKFIKDLLPKEANLELVLSKAFLEVEKAFSRHLHFSPNAQDINAGTTATVALLRDGIELVVGSVGDSRAMLCRKGKAHKLTDDHTPERKDEKERIKRSGGFITWNSLGQPNVNGRLAMTRSIGDFDLKNMGVIAEPETKRITLHHVHDTFLALTTDGINFIMNSQEICDVINQCHDPKEAAQRISDQALQYGSEDNSTIIVVPFGAWGRYKSSETSFSFSRSFVSSGRWA